In Aquincola tertiaricarbonis, the genomic stretch GGGGAGATCTCGCCTCGTGCCTGAAAGGGCGACGGCCTATGCCGGAGCGAGAAGTCAGCAGATGCCGTAGTAGCGGCGCGGTGAGCGCGGTGAAGGGCTGAACGAGACGGAGGGCTGCAAGGCGTGGCGCTTGGAAGTGCAAGGCATCAGACGTGTGCGAGGCCGACAGGCCGGGCACGGCGGCGCGGGGCGAGTGGCGGTGAAGCCGCGGCGAGCGCGCGCAGCGATGAAGCACGGCCGGCGCGCTGCGATCTGACGGGCCCGGGGGCCGACGACCTGCTGGGGCAGGCGCTGGCCAGAGCGAACATGGCCGCGGCGTGGAAACGCATCAAGGCCAACAAGGGAGGCGCTGGCGTCGATGGACGCACGGTGCAGGACACGGCGGTGTGGCTGCAGGGCGCGTGGCCCGCCATCCGGCAGAGCGTGCTCGACGGCAGTTACCGCCCCAGCGCGGTACGGCGGGTGAGCATCCCGAAGCCGGGCGGTGGTGAGCGCGAACTGGGCATACCGACCGTGGTCGACAGGTTGATCCAGCAGGCGCTGCTGCAGGTACTGCAGCCGCTGATCGACCCCTGCTTCAGCGAGCACAGCCACGGCTTCAGGCCGGGGCGCAGCGCGCATGGGGCGGTGGTCGAGGCCAAGCGGTACGTGCAGGAAGGCTACGACGTCGTGGTGGATGTGGACCTGGAGAAGTTCTTCGACCGGGTCGATCACGACATCGTGATGCACAGGCTGAGTCTGCACGTTGCGGACAAGCGGGTGCTGCGGCTCATCCGGCGGTATCTGCAGGCACCGACGATGGTAGCGGGGGTGGTCAGCCCGCGGACGCAGGGCACGCCGCAAGGCGGGCCACTGAGCCCGTTGCTGGCCAACGTGCTGCTGGACGAAGTGGATCGAGAGCTGGAACGCAGGGGCCATCGGTTCGTGCGTTATGCCGACGACTGCAATGTCTACGTCAAGAGCCGAAAGGCTGGCGAGCGGGTACTGCAAGGGCTGCGCAAGCACTACGCGCGGCTGGCACTGAAGGTCAACGAGGCCAAGACGGCCGTGGGCGAAGTCTGGGGACGCAAGTTCCTGGGCTACTGCCTGTGGCAAGACCCGACCGAGCGAGGCCGGCGGGTGGATGACGGTGTGCGCATCGGGGTGGCCCGGCCGGTACTGGCGCAGCTGCGTCAGCATCTGCGCGGACTCACGCGGCGGCACAGCGGCTGCAGCCTGGAGCATGTGGCGCAGGGCTTGAGGGAATATCTGCAGGGCTGGAAGGCGTACTTCCGGCTGGCGCAGACCCCGCGGGTGTTTGCGGCCATGGACCAATGGCTGCGGCACCGGTTGCGTGCCATCCAGTTCAAGCAGTGGAAGAACGTCGCTACCGTGTACCGCGAAATGCGGCGGCTGGG encodes the following:
- the ltrA gene encoding group II intron reverse transcriptase/maturase, whose translation is MAAAWKRIKANKGGAGVDGRTVQDTAVWLQGAWPAIRQSVLDGSYRPSAVRRVSIPKPGGGERELGIPTVVDRLIQQALLQVLQPLIDPCFSEHSHGFRPGRSAHGAVVEAKRYVQEGYDVVVDVDLEKFFDRVDHDIVMHRLSLHVADKRVLRLIRRYLQAPTMVAGVVSPRTQGTPQGGPLSPLLANVLLDEVDRELERRGHRFVRYADDCNVYVKSRKAGERVLQGLRKHYARLALKVNEAKTAVGEVWGRKFLGYCLWQDPTERGRRVDDGVRIGVARPVLAQLRQHLRGLTRRHSGCSLEHVAQGLREYLQGWKAYFRLAQTPRVFAAMDQWLRHRLRAIQFKQWKNVATVYREMRRLGATHPQAAAAAAHTGRWWRGSHHCLNNVLTIAYFDRLGVPRLA